A genomic stretch from Xiphophorus maculatus strain JP 163 A chromosome 16, X_maculatus-5.0-male, whole genome shotgun sequence includes:
- the nol12 gene encoding nucleolar protein 12 isoform X1, translated as MKNPKHNNNNNTASKKAKFKPGSKKRENKCVVMFDDKDRQDYLTGFHKRKIERRKAAVQEIKKKIKEEQSRVREERHKEYVKMLKEREEALADAEDELEDAVISTTESVQYDHPNHTVTVTTISDLDLSGAHLFRPATSDADEEREDDNKEEEEKRLAMPKKPRDLIMNKKIRSLTTALSSCTSKRRRKGKQEGRDRRGRRPDKRPGVTEGVHRGGRTSKKQRRRQTGKKTDHLD; from the exons atgaaaaacccaaaacacaacaacaacaacaacactgcgTCGAAAAAGGCTAAATTTAAGCCTGGCtcgaagaaaagagaaaacaaatgcGTCGTGATGTTTGACGACAAGGACAGACA GGACTATCTGACTGGATTTCATAAGCGAAAAATAGAAAGGAGAAAAGCAGCGGTGCAAgaaattaagaagaaaataaaggagGAGCAAAGCAGAGTTAGAGAAGAA cgTCATAAGGAATATGTGAAGATGTTGAAGGAGAGGGAAGAAGCTCTCG CGGACGCAGAGGACGAGCTTGAAGATGCGGTGATCAGCACCACAGAGTCTGTTCAGTACGACCACCCGAACCACACTGTCACCGTGACAACCATTAGCGATCTGGACCTCTCGGGAGCTCACCTGTTCAGACCTGCGACAAGTGAT GCTGATGAAGAGAGAGAGGATGACAAcaaggaggaagaagagaaaagacTTGCGATGCCAAAAAAACCGAGGGACTTGATCATGAACAAAAA AATCCGCTCCCTCACGACGGCACTCAGCTCGTGCACCAGCAAGCGGAGGAGGAAAGGGAAGCAGGAAGGCCGAGACAGACGAGGACGCCGGCCAGACAAGAGACCCGGTGTCACGGAGGGTGTACACAGAGGCGGGAGGACCAGCAAGAAACAGAGGCGGAGACAAACGGGGAAGAAGACGGACCATCTTGactaa
- the nol12 gene encoding nucleolar protein 12 isoform X2 yields the protein MARMFLFLFILTLISGNAVIKLKGLMYMDYLTGFHKRKIERRKAAVQEIKKKIKEEQSRVREERHKEYVKMLKEREEALADAEDELEDAVISTTESVQYDHPNHTVTVTTISDLDLSGAHLFRPATSDADEEREDDNKEEEEKRLAMPKKPRDLIMNKKIRSLTTALSSCTSKRRRKGKQEGRDRRGRRPDKRPGVTEGVHRGGRTSKKQRRRQTGKKTDHLD from the exons ATGGCAagaatgttcttgtttttgttcattttaactCTTATCAGCGGGAACGCTGTGATCAAATTAAAGGGACTCATGTACAT GGACTATCTGACTGGATTTCATAAGCGAAAAATAGAAAGGAGAAAAGCAGCGGTGCAAgaaattaagaagaaaataaaggagGAGCAAAGCAGAGTTAGAGAAGAA cgTCATAAGGAATATGTGAAGATGTTGAAGGAGAGGGAAGAAGCTCTCG CGGACGCAGAGGACGAGCTTGAAGATGCGGTGATCAGCACCACAGAGTCTGTTCAGTACGACCACCCGAACCACACTGTCACCGTGACAACCATTAGCGATCTGGACCTCTCGGGAGCTCACCTGTTCAGACCTGCGACAAGTGAT GCTGATGAAGAGAGAGAGGATGACAAcaaggaggaagaagagaaaagacTTGCGATGCCAAAAAAACCGAGGGACTTGATCATGAACAAAAA AATCCGCTCCCTCACGACGGCACTCAGCTCGTGCACCAGCAAGCGGAGGAGGAAAGGGAAGCAGGAAGGCCGAGACAGACGAGGACGCCGGCCAGACAAGAGACCCGGTGTCACGGAGGGTGTACACAGAGGCGGGAGGACCAGCAAGAAACAGAGGCGGAGACAAACGGGGAAGAAGACGGACCATCTTGactaa